One segment of Salvelinus alpinus chromosome 1, SLU_Salpinus.1, whole genome shotgun sequence DNA contains the following:
- the LOC139575891 gene encoding SEC14-like protein 1, translating into MVQQYQSPVRVYKHPFELIMAAYVRRFPNCPLIPIFVDSEVVKEEHSDDGATVFIERRCKVEADAPRLFKRMAGVDYLYFIHKNTLDHRERALHIEVVNETFSNRVIVHEICNYTVHPENEEWTCFEQTASLDIKSFFGFENAAEKLAMKQYANSIKKGKEIIEYYLKELEDEGVTHVPRWSPPQAPPPTARLQLPLTSAPANAMPVPTAKETPTASPTDLPAGSPDDKLDADYIRRYLGDLTPLQESCLIRLRQWLQETHKGKIPKDQHVLRFLRARDFNLEKAREILCQSLTWRKQHQVDFLLDSWERPQLLHDYYTGGWHHHDRDGRPLYILRLGQMDTKGLVRALGEESLLRQVLSINEEGLRRCEENTRVFGRPISCWTCLVDLEGLNMRHLWRPGVKALLRIIEVVEANYPETLGCLLILRAPRVFPVLWTLVSPFIDENTRKKFLVYAANDYQGPGGLVDYIDREVIPDFLGGDCLCEIPEGGMVPKSLYRTAEALESEELRLWTDTIYKTASVFKGAPHELLIEISEPSSVITWDFDVCKGDVIFNIYHSRRAPQPPKRDVQGAHGSIVSPATNNMQLIDRFWILGKDYSMVETALTCKEGESVQGSHVTRWPGFYILQWRFHCSPACSTSSLPRVDDVLASLQVSSHKCKVMFYTEVLGSEDFRGSMTSLESSHSGFSQLSAATTTSSQSQSSSTVSRKTSAVPTPANEDLTLPKGMRELL; encoded by the exons ATGGTGCAACAATACCAGTCACCTGTAAGGGTCTACAAACACCCCTTTGAGCTGATAATGGCG GCCTATGTGCGGAGGTTTCCAAACTGCCCCCTGATCCCCATCTTTGTGGACAGTGAGGTGGTGAAGGAGGAGCACAGTGATGACGGAGCCACTGTGTTCATTGAGAGGCGCTGTAAGGTGGAGGCAGACGCCCCCCGGCTGTTCAAAAGG ATGGCTGGTGTGGACTACCTGTACTTCATCCATAAGAACACTCTGGACCACAGGGAGAGGGCGCTGCACATCGAGGTCGTCAACGAGACCTTCTCCAACAGAGTCATCGTCCATGAGATCTGCAACTACACG GTTCACCCAGAGAATGAGGAGTGGACGTGTTTCGAGCAGACAGCCAGTCTGGACATCAAGTCCTTCTTTGGCTTTGAGAACGCGGCCGAGAAGCTAGCCATGAAGCAATATGCCAACAGTATTAAAAAG GGCAAAGAGATCATAGAGTATTACCTGAAGGAGTTGGAGGACGAGGGGGTGACCCACGTCCCCCGCTGGAGCCCCCCTCAGGCCCCCCCACCCACTGCCAGGCTCCAGCTGCCACTCACCAGTGCCCCTGCCAATGCCATGCCTGTGCCCACTGCCAAAGAGACCCCCACTGCCAGCCCCACAGATCTACCGGCTGGCTCCCCAGATG ACAAGTTGGATGCAGACTACATCAGGCGTTACCTAGGAGACCTGACGCCGCTGCAGGAGAGCTGTCTTATAAGACTACGCCAGTGGCTGCAGGAGACCCACAAGGGCAAG aTCCCTAAGGACCAGCACGTGCTGCGTTTCCTGCGGGCCCGGGACTTTAACCTGGAGAAGGCCCGGGAGATCCTGTGTCAGTCGCTCACCTGGAGGAAGCAGCACCAGGTGGACTTCCTGCTGGACTCCTGGGAGAGACCTCAGCTGCTACATGACTACTACACCGGGGGCTGGCACCACCACGACAGAG ATGGACGCCCTCTGTATATTCTGCGACTCGGTCAAATGGATACCAAGGGTTTAGTGCGCGCCTTGGGCGAGGAGTCCCTTCTGAGACAA GTCCTGTCCATCAACGAGGAAGGTCTGAGGCGTTGTGAAGAGAACACCAGAGTCTTTGGCCGACCCATCAG CTGCTGGACGTGCCTGGTGGACCTGGAGGGGTTAAACATGCGTCACCTGTGGCGTCCGGGGGTTAAAGCCCTGCTGAGGATCATAGAGGTGGTGGAGGCTAACTACCCAGAGACCCTGGGATGTCTGCTCATACTGAGGGCTCCACGGGTCTTCCCTGTGCTCTGGACCCTG GTCAGTCCATTCATTGACGAGAACACCAGGAAGAAGTTCCTGGTGTATGCTGCGAATGACTACCAGGGGCCTGGAGGTCTGGTAGACTACATCGATAGAGAGGTCATCCCTGACTTCCTGGGAGGAGACTGCCTG TGTGAGATCCCTGAAGGAGGTATGGTCCCCAAATCTCTGTACAGGACAGCAGAGGCGCTGGAAAGTGAGGAGCTGCGGCTGTGGACAGACACCATCTACAAGACTGCCAGTGTCTTCAAGGGGGCCCCACATGAG CTGCTGATTGAAATCTCCGAGCCCTCTTCTGTGATCACCTGGGACTTTGACGTGTGTAAAGGGGACGTCATCTTCAACATCTACCACTCCAGGAGGGCGCCCCAGCCCCCCAAGAGGGACGTCCAGGGGGCCCACGGCAGCATCGTGTCGCCAGCCACCAACAACATGCAGCTGATTGACAGATTCTGGATTCTGGGGAAAGACTACAGTATGGTGGAGACAGCACTCACCTgcaaggagggagagagtgttcaG ggCTCCCATGTGACGCGGTGGCCCGGGTTCTACATCCTCCAATGGCGGTTCCACTGCTCCCCGGCCTGCTCTACCTCCAGTCTGCCCCGGGTGGACGACGTGCTGGCCTCCCTGCAGGTCTCCTCCCACAAGTGTAAGGTCATGTTCTACACCGAGGTGCTGGGCTCCGAAGACTTCAG gggCTCTATGACCAGTCTGGAGTCCAGTCACAGTGGCTTTTCCCAGCTGAGTGCCGCCACCACCACCTCTAGCCAATCACAGTCCAGCTCCACCGTATCAAG AAAAACCAGTGCTGTACCAACACCTGCCAATGAGGACTTAACCCTACCCAAGGGGATGAGAGAACTGTTATGA